ACGAGGCCCGCCAGCAGGTTCTCGATCTCACCGGCAAGCTGCCCGATGCCGTCACGGCGTGTGTCGGCGGCGGTTCAAACGCCATGGGCATCTTCCACGCCTTCCTTGATGACGCCGATGTGGCACTGTACGGCTATGAGGCTGCCGGTGAAGGCATCGACACTCCTCACCACGCTGCGACCATCACCAAGGGACGTCCCGGTGTTCTCCACGGGGCCCGCAGCTTTCTGTTGCAGGACGAAGACGGCCAAACTGTCGAGTCCTACTCGATATCCGCCGGCATGGACTACCCGGGCGTGGGACCGGAGCACGCCTGGTTGTCCAGTATCGGACGCGCAACGTACCTGCCCATCACCGACGCCGACGCCATGTCTGCCCTGCGTCTGCTGAGCCGCACCGAGGGAATCATTCCCGCCATCGAATCTGCACACGGCCTCGCGGGTACCCTCGAGCTGGGACGCAAGCTGGGGCCGGACGCCACGATCCTCGTGAACCTCAGTGGTCGCGGCGACAAGGACATGGCAACAGCAGCACAGTATTTCAATCTCGTTGACGAAGGTGCACAGCAGTCATGACCAACACCGCAGCACACACAAAGCACGGACAGACCACGATGAGCGCCGTTGAACGCACCATTGCTACTCGCCGCGATGCCGGCAGTGGTGCCCTCATTGGGTACCTCCCGGTTGGATTTCCTAACCTGAGCCAGAGCATCGATGCCGCTGTCGCACTCGCTGCGAACGGTGTCGACATCATCGAACTCGGTCTGCCCTACTCCGACCCCGTCATGGACGGTCCGGTCATTCAAGTTGCCACTCAGGCCGCACTCGCCGGCGGGTTCAAGCTGAGCCAGGGATTTGAAGCCGTCGCTGCCATTACCGCGCAGGTGTCAGCACCGGTCCTCGTGATGACCTACTGGAATCCGGTGGTGCAGTACGGCGTTGAGCGGTTTGCCGATGATCTACTGGCCGCGGGCGGGGCCGGCCTCATCACGCCCGACCTCATTCCTGACGAGGCGAGCAGTTGGTTGGCCGCGAGTGAACGATCCGGACTCGACCGGGTTTTCCTGGCCGCGCCATCATCCTCCGACGCCAGAATCGAGCAGGCACTTGCCGCGAGCCGCGGATTCGTCTACGCGGTGTCCACGATGGGAACCACCGGTGCTCGCGCCGGCGTGGACTCGGCCGCACGCATCCTGATTGAGCGTTTGCGCGCCGCTGGATCAACGAGCGCCTGTGTCGGACTCGGAATTTCCACTCCGGACCAGGTGCGCGAAATCCTGGGTTACGCCGATGGCGCCATCGTGGGTTCTGCCCTGGTGAAGGCTCTTGCCGATGGTGGCGTCGCGGCCGTGGGCGAACTCGCCCAGGCGCTTTCTGAAGGTACTCGCGACATTCGCACGCTCTAGAATAAAAGAATTGGTCGACACCGGCTCCCGCTGGTTGTGCACAGCCGTGCGATCTCGCACCCCCCGGAAGGTAATACTGAGTTGTTTATGCCCCTGAGCATCCCGAGTCCCGAGTGGAGCTACGTTGACCTGGGGTGGTTCCGCATTCACGCGTATGCCCTGTGCATTCTGGCCGGAATCATTCTGGCGACAATGATCACCTCCCGTCGGCTCAGCTCCCGCGGCGGCGAGCCGGGCGTCGTGTTGGATATTATTCTGTGGGCGGTCCCGCTCGGTATCGTCGGTGCCCGGGTGTACCACGTGCTGACGCACCCCGGAGACTACTTCTACGACGGTGCTGATCTCTGGGACACGGTGAAGATTTGGGAGGGCGGCAACGCCATCTTCGGGTCCCTCATCGGTGGTGCCATCGGCGCGTACATCGGTTGCCGACAGACCGGCATTCGATTCTGGTCCTTTGTAGACGCGGTCGCACCGGCGATGCTCATTGCTCAGGCAACCGGCCGCCTCGGTAACTGGTTCAACCATGAGCTCTTCGGCGTACCGACCACACTTCCGTGGGGGCTACAGATCGAGGCGACCAACCCGGCCTATCCCGTCGGACTGCCGCCTGAGACCCTGTTTCACCCGACCTTCCTCTACGAGATGATCTGGAACGTCGTTGGCGTGTTCGTCATTCTCCTGATCGAACGCCGCATTAACATGCGCTGGGGCAAGGCCTTCGCTGTTTACCTCATCTGGTACGGCTTGGGTCGGAGCTTCTTCGAGACGATCCGCATCGACCCGAGTGAAATCTTCTTCGGTATCCGCACCAACGTGTGGGCTGCCTACGGTGCAATCCTGCTCGGAATCATTATTTTCCTGGTTCAGCGTCGGGCTCATCTGGGACTGGAACTGAGTGTCTATGTGCCGGGTCGCGAATGGACAGCCGTTGTTCCTGAGGTAGGATCGCAGGATACTGATTCGGACCTTGAGAATCACGGCGATGATTCCGCTGGGGCCGATACTCTGAACGCACCCACCGCCACAAGCACCCGCGGGTAGCGCCTCAGCACCCACGCCACTCCGGCCAGGCTAAACCTGACGCCGGTGCACCTGCGCTCTTTGGCCAGGATTACCGTGCATTATTTTTTCAGCGGGCCAGCGTTGTCCCTCCCTGCCAGTCACTTCGTGAGGACGGTCTCCATGACGCAGAAAGCTCTCTCTTCAAAATTCAGTCTGATGCCTGCCAAGCAGGGTCTGTACGATCCTGCTGCTGAGCGTGACGCCTGCGGTCTGGCCATGGTGGCCACGCTGCGTGGTACTCCCGGGCACGACATTATTGTGTTGGCTCTGGACGCCCTCCGCAACCTCGAGCACCGCGGAGCCGTGGGCTCCGATGCGGGCACCGGTGACGGCGCTGGGATTGTCACGCAGGTTCCGGACGCCTTCCTGCGTGCGGTCACCGACTTTGACCTACCCGCTGCAGGACAGTACGCCGTCGGAAACGTCTTTCTCCCGATCGACCCAACGACGCGCACCGAGATCAAGCGTGCGATTAACCGCAAGGCGGGCGAGGAAAACCTCGACGTGCTCGGCTGGCGTGAGGTCCCGGTTCGACCCGATCAGCTCGGAAACCTTGCCCGGGCCGCAATGCCGGCCATCCAGCAACTCTTCGTGCAGAGCCGTCTCACGGACGAAAGCGGTGAGACGGTCAGCGGAATCGCCCTTGACCGCCAGACCCTGCGCCTCCGCAAGCGGGCCGAGCGCGAACTGGACATGTATTTCCCGTCCCTGTCGTGTCGCACCCTGGTGTACAAGGGCATGGTGACGTCGCTGCAGCTGGAGCCGTTCTACCCTGATCTCTCCGACGCGCGGTTTGCTTCCACGCTCGCGCTCGTTCATTCACGCTACTCAACCAACACGTTCCCCTCCTGGCCGCTCGCGCAGCCGTTCCGCATGATTGCGCACAACGGTGAGATCAACACGGTGCAGGGAAACCGCAACTGGATGAGTGCCCGCCAGTCACAACTTGAATCCGTTGAACTGGGTGACCTGACGCCACTGCTCCCGATCGTCACCCCCGGAGGCAGCGACTCCGCGTCCTTCGACGAGGTGGTGGAGCTGCTGAGCCTGTCGGGGCGTTCACTCCCGCACGCGGTCATGATGATGATGCCGGAAGCGTGGGAGAACCAGCCCGATCTCGACCCGCAGCGCCGCGACTTCTACGAATATCACTCCATGCTGATGGAGCCGTGGGACGGACCCGCCGCGATCGTGTTTACCGACGGTGCACTCGTCGGTGCCACCCTTGACCGCAATGGTCTTCGTCCCGGTCGCTATCTCATCACCGATGACGGACTCGTTGTTCTCGCCAGCGAAATCGGTGTGCTGGACATCGACCCCAGCCGCGTCGTTCGCAAGGGCCGGTTGCGTCCCGGCAAAATGTTCCTCGTGGACACGGTTGCCGGTCGCATCATTGAAGATGACGAGATCAAGGACGAGCTCTCCGCCAGCAAGCCATGGGGGGAATGGCTTGACGCCGGACGCATCAACTTGAAAGACCTTCCCGAGCGCGAGCACATTGTGCACCCGCCGGCATCCGTTGTGCGTCGTCAGCGCACATTCGGCTATACCGAGGAAGAAGTTCGCATCCTGCTGGCACCCATGGCACGTACGGGAGGAGAACCCCTCGGCGCGATGGGCTCCGACGCTCCCATTGCCGTGCTGAGCGAGCGACCGCGGCTCATGTTCGACTACTTCGCCCAGCAGTTCGCGCAGGTGACCAACCCACCGCTCGACTCGATTCGCGAGGAGGTCGTGACCTCACTCAAACTGGGCCTGGGGCCGGAGCGCAACCTTCTGCTGGCCGGACCCGAACACGCTCGCCAGGTTGTGCTTGATTTTCCGGTGATCGACAATGACGAACTCGCCAAAATTCAGCACATCGACCCTGCGATTGGTGCACGCACGACCACAACCGTTCGTGGGCTGTATCGCTTCGAAGAGGGTCCTGATGCTCTCGCCAACCGCCTCGATGCCCTCTGCCGCGAAGTGGATGATGCCATCGAGGCCGGCGCCCTGTTCATCGTGCTGTCGGACCGCGACTCCAATAAGGACCTCGCGCCAATCCCGTCGCTGCTCATGATCGCGGCAGTTCATCACCACCTCATCCGCACCGAAAACCGCATGAAGGTCGGCCTGATCGTGGAGGCCGGCGATGTACGCGAAGTGCACCACGTGGCAACTCTTATTGGTTACGGCGCAAGTGCGGTCAACCCCTACCTCGCCATGGAAACCTGCGAGGACCTGGTGCGCAGCGGAATCATCACCAACGTCACGCCGGAAAAGGCCGTGACGAACGTGATCAAGGCGCTCGGCAAGGGTGTGCTCAAGATCATGTCCAAGATGGGGATCTCCACTGTCTCCTCGTATGCGGGTGCGCAGGCATTCGAAGCGGTGGGGCTTGGCCAGGCCTTCATTGACCAGTACTTCACCGGTACTACCAGCAAGCTCGGCGGAGTGGGCATCGACGTCATCGCGGCTGAGAACCTGCAGCGTCACGCCATTGCCTATCCGATGGACGCGGCTGTGACCGTGCATGAGCGGCTTCTCAGCGGTGGCGAGTACCAGTGGCGTCGTGACGGTGCGCCTCACCTCTTCAACCCGGAAACCATTTTCCGGCTGCAGCACTCCACGCGCACGCGCAGTTATGACATTTTTCGTGAGTACACGAAGCTGATCGACGATCAGTCCGAATCGTTGATGACCCTGCGGGGCATGTTCACCTTCAACACCGGTGCGCGTCGTCCGATTCCGCTCGATGAGGTCGAGTCCGTGGCATCCATTGTGAAGCGCTTCTCCACGGGCGCGATGAGCTACGGTTCCATTTCACCCGAGGCCCATGAAACGCTTGCCATCGCCATGAACAGGCTCGGCGGTCGTTCCAACACCGGAGAGGGCGGCGAAGATCTGGATCGACTGCTCGACCCGGAACGTCGGAGCGCCGTCAAGCAGGTTGCGTCCGGTCGTTTCGGCGTCACCAGCATGTATTTGACCCACGCGGACGACATTCAGATCAAACTCGCTCAGGGTGCCAAGCCGGGCGAAGGCGGTCAGCTTCCCCCCACCAAGGTGTATCCGTGGATCGCCCGTACGCGTAACGCAACGCCCGGAGTCGGACTCATCTCGCCGCCTCCTCACCACGACATCTACTCCATTGAAGACCTCAAACAGCTGATCTTCGACCTGAAACGCGCCAACCCCAAGGCCCGCATTCACACGAAACTCGTCAGTCAGTCCGGTATCGGTGCAGTAGCAGCCGGCGTTGCGAAAGCCCTGTCGGACGTTATCCTCATCAGCGGACACGACGGTGGAACGGGAGCGAGTCCGCTGAACTCGCTGAAGCACGCTGGTACTCCGTGGGAACTCGGACTGGCGGAAACCCAGCAAACACTCATGCTCAACGGCATGCGCAGCCGCGTTGTGGTGCAGGTCGACGGCCAACTGAAAACCGGTCGCGACGTCATCATCGGCGCCCTCCTCGGTGCGGAGGAATTCGGTTTCGCATCGGCTCCTCTGGTGGTTGAGGGTTGCATCATGATGCGGGTCTGTCACCTCGACACCTGCCCCGTGGGCGTTGCCACGCAGAACCCTGAACTGCGCAAGCGCTTCACCGGGCAGGCGGAGCATGTCATTAACTTCTTCGAGTTCATCGCCCAGGAGGTTCGCGAGTATCTGGCGGAGTTCGGCTTCCGCAGCCTTGACGACGTGATTGGGCACCGTGAGCTGCTCGACGTCAACCGTGCCATGAAGCACTGGAAGGCATCGGGACTCGATCTCACACCCATCCTCGTGGGCCCCGACTTCTCCGAGTCGGAGCCGCGCCAGCACCAGCGCGATCAGGAGCATGAGCTGGAGCTTCACTTCGATAATGAACTGATTCGGCAAAGCGCCAGCGTGCTCGAGCATGGTGGACAGGTCAAGATTGATCTGCCGATCCGCAACACCGAGCGTGCCGTGGGAACAATGCTCGGCCATGAGGTCACTCTGCGCTACGGTCAGCATGGACTGCCGAGCGGCTCCATCGAGGTTTCGTTGACCGGATCCGCTGGCCAATCGTTCGGCGCTTTCCTTCCGAGTGGCATCACCTTGAGGCTCGAGGGCGACTCCAACGACTATGTGGGCAAGGGGCTCTCGGGCGGCCAGATCGTTGTCCTGCCGGACCGCAGCAGCGTGTTCCCGGCCGAAGATAACGTGATTGCCGGAAACGTCATCGGCTACGGTGCCACGCAGGGCAGCATGTTTATTCGCGGCATGGTGGGCGAGCGATTCCTGGTGCGTAACTCCGGTGCGACCGCGGTCGTGGAGGGTGTGGGTGACCACGCTCTGGAGTACATGACCGGCGGTCTGGCCGTCATCCTCGGCAGCACCGGGCGCAACCTCGGAGCAGGCATGTCGGGAGGCACCGCGTACATTTACGGGCTCGACCCGCAGCTGGTCAACTCCACAGCACTCGACTCTGGAGAGCTGATGCTGTCGGTGCTCGGAAGCGCGGACCGAGAAATCGTGCAAGACCTGTTGGAGCAACACCGCGACCAGACCGGGTCAGCCCTGGCGGTGCGGATGCTCTCCAACCTAGAAGAGACCATGAACACGTTCGTCAAGGTGCTGCCGCGTGACTACGCGGCCGTGCTGGCGACCCGACAGTCCGCCATTGACGAAGGACTTGATCCCGACGGCGACGTTGTGTGGAACCGAATTTTGGAGGTAACCAATGGCTGATCCGAAGGGATTCCTGAAAACCGCCGAGCGTGAGCTTCCGGCCCGTCGGCCGGTATCGATCCGCTTGATGGACTGGAAAGAGGTTTACGAGCAGGGTGATTCCGCTGTGCTCAAGCGTCAGGCCGGACGCTGCATGGATTGTGGCGTCCCGTTCTGTCACCAGGGATGCCCGCTGGGCAACCTGATTCCGGAGTGGAACGATCTGGTGTGGCGTGACGAGGGCCGTCAGGCCATCGAACGTTTGCACGCCACGAACAACTTCCCGGAATTCACGGGTCGGCTCTGCCCCGCTCCCTGCGAATCGTCCTGCGTGCTGGGTATCAATCAGCCTGCCGTCACAATCAAGCAGGTTGAGGTGTCGATCATTGATCAGGCCTTCGCTAAGGGGTGGGTGCAGCCTCAGCCGCCCGGCCGCCTGACCGGAAAGACGGTTGCCGTTGTGGGCTCCGGCCCGGCCGGCCTCGCCGCCGCGCAGCAGCTCACGCGTGCCGGTCACACGGTGGCCGTGTTCGAACGGGAAGACCGCATCGGCGGCTTGTTGCGTTACGGAATCCCCGACTTCAAGATGGAAAAGAAGCACGTGGAGCTTCGCCTCGCGCAGATGACCGCGGAAGGAACCCGGTTCCGCGCGGGCGTCAATATCGGCGTCGACATCACGTGGGACGACCTTCGAGCGCGCTACGACGCAGTCGTGGTGGCTACGGGTTCCATGGTGCCCCGAGACCTGCCGATTCCGGGACGCGACCTTCCGGGCGTGCACTTTGCCATGGAATACCTTGTTCAGCAGAACAAGATCGGTGCCGGTGGCAGCATCGCAGACCAGATCACCGCCGAGGGTAAGCATGTGGTGGTGTTGGGCGGTGGCGACACCGGAGCGGACTGTATCGGAACAGCGCATCGTCAGATGGCGGCATCCGTTACGAACCTCGCGATCGGCAAGCAGCCGGGACACGAGCGTCCGGCCAGCCAGCCCTGGCCCATGTCGCCGACACTCTTCGAAGTGGCGAGCGCGCACGAAGAGGGTGGCACCCGCGAATACCTGGCATCGACGGTCGAATTCCTGTCGAACGATGTCGGAGAGGTGCGGGCAATCCGAATCGCCGAGACCGAGTACCTGGATGGGCGTCGGGTCCCCAAGGCCGGAACCGAACGGGAAATTCCGGCTGATCTCGTGCTTCTTGCGCTCGGATTCACGGGCCCCGAGGCCAGCGAGTTGCAGCATCAGCTCAAACTCCCGTTCTCGGACCGCGGAACTGTCGAACGTGGAACGGACTACCAGACCAGCCACGAGGGAGTCTTCGTCGCCGGAGACGCCGGTCGTGGGCAGTCACTGATCGTGTGGGCAATTGCCGAAGGGCGCGCCGCGGCCGCAGCAGTGGACACCTTCCTCGAGGGAAAGACGCAGCTGCCGTCGCCGGTGAAGCCCACTGACCGGCCCTTCGCTCTGTAATTCCTTCCCCGCCTCACCCCGTCCTTTCGTTTTTTTAGAACAGAGTCACAATGCGCCTCACGGCGCGGAAACCGGAGATCTTCAAGCATGAGACGCGCGAAAATTGTCGCCACCCTCGGGCCGGCAGCTGCCAGCTACGAGCAGATCAGGGCGCTCATCGACGCGGGCGTTGACGTCTGCCGTATGAACCTCAGTCACGGCAGCTACCAGGTGCACGAGAGCGTCTACGCCAACGTGCGGAAGGCAGCCAACGACTCCGGTCGTGCTGTGGCCGTGATGGTTGACCTGCAGGGCCCGAAGATTCGCCTCGGTAAGTTCGAGGGTGGTCCGTACCTGCTCGCGGTCGGCGACATCTTCAAGATCACCACCGAAGACGTGCTGGGTACCAAGGAGCTCTCCGGAACCACGTTCAAGGGCTTGCCCCACGACGTGAAGCCCGGCGACTTTCTGCTGATCGATGATGGCAAGGTCAAGGTTCAGGTCGTCGAAACAGATGGCGTCGTGGTGACAACCACCGTGATCGTTGCCGGCCCCGTCTCCAACAACAAGGGCATCAACCTGCCCGGCGTTGCGGTCAACGTTCCGGCTCTGTCGGAGAAGGACGAAGCCGACCTGCGTTGGGGCCTCCGCCTGGGCGCCGATCTTATCGCGCTGTCCTTCGTTCGCGACGCTGCCGACATCACTCGGGTGCACGAGATCATGGCCGAAGAAGGTCGTCGTGTTCCCGTGATCGCAAAGATCGAAAAGCCGCAGGCCGTTGAGAACCTTGAGGAGATCATCGACGCGTTCGACTCGATCATGGTTGCTCGCGGAGATCTGGGCGTGGAACTGCCCCTGGAGGCCGTCCCGATCGTGCAGAAGCGCGCGGTGGAGATTGCTCGGCGCATGGCGAAGCCCGTTATCGTGGCCACGCAGATGCTCGAATCCATGATTTTGAGCCCTGTTCCCACGCGGGCTGAGACCTCCGACGTGGCCAACGCCGTGCTCGATGGGGCCGACGCCGTCATGCTCAGCGGTGAAACAAGCGTGGGGGAGTACCCGGTTGTCACGGTGCAGACCATGGCACGGATCGTCGAATCCACCGAGGAGCACGGGCTGGAGCGTATTGGCAAGCTCACGAACCGTCCCCGCACCCAGGGCGGGGCGATCACTCTTGCCGCGATTGAGGTCGCGGAATTCGTTGAGGCCAAGTTCCTCTGCATCTTCACCGAGTCCGGTGACTCGGCGCGCCGCATGTCACGTTTGCGTTCGAAGATTCCCATGCTGGCCTTCACGCCCGAACCGAGTATCCGTCGTCGTCTCGCCCTGACCTGGGGCGTGCAGACGTACCTGGTTGACCGGGTGACCCACACGGACGAGATGTTTGGTCAGGTTGACGACATTCTGCTGGGCCAGGGTCTGGCAGAGGTGGGGGACAAGGTGGTCGTGATCTCCGGTTCCCCTCCCGGAATCGTGGGTTCCACCAATGACATTCGCGTGCACCGCGTGGGCGACGCCCACAACGAGGTAGCACCCGCGTATGTGAAGCAGTAGCGCCACCCACTCGTCACCCGACAGAAAGCCCCGCCTGCGTCCCAGACGCAGGCGGGGATTTCTGGTGAGAGTGCCTAACCTGCTGCCGAACGCGTGTCGGCGCTTCGCCCGCACCTCTTTTTTGCGCGAAACTCGCCGGGACGCACGCGTTATCAACAGACAAATTTTTACGTCGTCAGGGTGAACAAGCCCGGCGGACCCGCCTCAGACGCTGGTGAATAAAAAAAGAAAACCCCCGCCTCAGCAGGGGTTTTCTTCTTATTGTGTCGTACCGGTGGTGGGACTCGAACCCACACGTCCTTGCGAACAAAGCATTTTGAGTGCTCCGCGTCTGCCATTCCGCCACACCGGCTCACATCTACTTGTCCAGAATACCGTAGGCTTTTGGGCGTGACCGACCAAGACAGCACCCCCACCCCTCCCCGCCGCGTTGTCGTCGCGGAGGACGAGTCCCTTATCCGTCTCGACATCGTCGAAATTCTCCGTGACAACGGCTTCGAAGTCGTGGGCGAAGCTGGCGACGGAGAGACTGCCGTCGCGCTGGCACGCGAGCTGCGACCTGACCTCGTGATCATGGACGTGAAGATGCCCCAGCTTGACGGGATCAGTGCCGCCGAGCGCCTCTCGAAGGAGCACATCGCCCCCGTCGTGCTGCTGACGGCGTTTAGCCAGAAAGAGCTCGTGGAGCGAGCCACTGAGGCCGGGGCGCTGGCCTACGTGGTGAAACCCTTCACCCCGAACGACCTGCTGCCCGCGATCGAGATTGCCCTCTCGCGCTACAGCCAGATCATCACACTCGAGGCCGAGGTTGCCGACCTGGTGGAGCGATTTGAGACTCGTAAGCTCGTGGACCGCGCCAAGGGCCTCCTGAACGAGAAGATGGGCCTGACTGAGCCCGAGGCGTTCCGCTGGATCCAGAAGGCCTCCATGGACCGCCGTCTGACCATGCACGATGTGTCGCAGGCGATCATCGAGCAGCTCAGCGCTAAGAAGTAGCTCAGCGCCAACGAGTAGCTCAGCGCTAAGAAATAGCTCAGTGCTCTCGCTATGAAACAGGGGTTGACCTCGCCACG
This sequence is a window from Cryobacterium sp. CG_9.6. Protein-coding genes within it:
- the trpA gene encoding tryptophan synthase subunit alpha; its protein translation is MSAVERTIATRRDAGSGALIGYLPVGFPNLSQSIDAAVALAANGVDIIELGLPYSDPVMDGPVIQVATQAALAGGFKLSQGFEAVAAITAQVSAPVLVMTYWNPVVQYGVERFADDLLAAGGAGLITPDLIPDEASSWLAASERSGLDRVFLAAPSSSDARIEQALAASRGFVYAVSTMGTTGARAGVDSAARILIERLRAAGSTSACVGLGISTPDQVREILGYADGAIVGSALVKALADGGVAAVGELAQALSEGTRDIRTL
- the lgt gene encoding prolipoprotein diacylglyceryl transferase, producing MPLSIPSPEWSYVDLGWFRIHAYALCILAGIILATMITSRRLSSRGGEPGVVLDIILWAVPLGIVGARVYHVLTHPGDYFYDGADLWDTVKIWEGGNAIFGSLIGGAIGAYIGCRQTGIRFWSFVDAVAPAMLIAQATGRLGNWFNHELFGVPTTLPWGLQIEATNPAYPVGLPPETLFHPTFLYEMIWNVVGVFVILLIERRINMRWGKAFAVYLIWYGLGRSFFETIRIDPSEIFFGIRTNVWAAYGAILLGIIIFLVQRRAHLGLELSVYVPGREWTAVVPEVGSQDTDSDLENHGDDSAGADTLNAPTATSTRG
- the gltB gene encoding glutamate synthase large subunit, which translates into the protein MPAKQGLYDPAAERDACGLAMVATLRGTPGHDIIVLALDALRNLEHRGAVGSDAGTGDGAGIVTQVPDAFLRAVTDFDLPAAGQYAVGNVFLPIDPTTRTEIKRAINRKAGEENLDVLGWREVPVRPDQLGNLARAAMPAIQQLFVQSRLTDESGETVSGIALDRQTLRLRKRAERELDMYFPSLSCRTLVYKGMVTSLQLEPFYPDLSDARFASTLALVHSRYSTNTFPSWPLAQPFRMIAHNGEINTVQGNRNWMSARQSQLESVELGDLTPLLPIVTPGGSDSASFDEVVELLSLSGRSLPHAVMMMMPEAWENQPDLDPQRRDFYEYHSMLMEPWDGPAAIVFTDGALVGATLDRNGLRPGRYLITDDGLVVLASEIGVLDIDPSRVVRKGRLRPGKMFLVDTVAGRIIEDDEIKDELSASKPWGEWLDAGRINLKDLPEREHIVHPPASVVRRQRTFGYTEEEVRILLAPMARTGGEPLGAMGSDAPIAVLSERPRLMFDYFAQQFAQVTNPPLDSIREEVVTSLKLGLGPERNLLLAGPEHARQVVLDFPVIDNDELAKIQHIDPAIGARTTTTVRGLYRFEEGPDALANRLDALCREVDDAIEAGALFIVLSDRDSNKDLAPIPSLLMIAAVHHHLIRTENRMKVGLIVEAGDVREVHHVATLIGYGASAVNPYLAMETCEDLVRSGIITNVTPEKAVTNVIKALGKGVLKIMSKMGISTVSSYAGAQAFEAVGLGQAFIDQYFTGTTSKLGGVGIDVIAAENLQRHAIAYPMDAAVTVHERLLSGGEYQWRRDGAPHLFNPETIFRLQHSTRTRSYDIFREYTKLIDDQSESLMTLRGMFTFNTGARRPIPLDEVESVASIVKRFSTGAMSYGSISPEAHETLAIAMNRLGGRSNTGEGGEDLDRLLDPERRSAVKQVASGRFGVTSMYLTHADDIQIKLAQGAKPGEGGQLPPTKVYPWIARTRNATPGVGLISPPPHHDIYSIEDLKQLIFDLKRANPKARIHTKLVSQSGIGAVAAGVAKALSDVILISGHDGGTGASPLNSLKHAGTPWELGLAETQQTLMLNGMRSRVVVQVDGQLKTGRDVIIGALLGAEEFGFASAPLVVEGCIMMRVCHLDTCPVGVATQNPELRKRFTGQAEHVINFFEFIAQEVREYLAEFGFRSLDDVIGHRELLDVNRAMKHWKASGLDLTPILVGPDFSESEPRQHQRDQEHELELHFDNELIRQSASVLEHGGQVKIDLPIRNTERAVGTMLGHEVTLRYGQHGLPSGSIEVSLTGSAGQSFGAFLPSGITLRLEGDSNDYVGKGLSGGQIVVLPDRSSVFPAEDNVIAGNVIGYGATQGSMFIRGMVGERFLVRNSGATAVVEGVGDHALEYMTGGLAVILGSTGRNLGAGMSGGTAYIYGLDPQLVNSTALDSGELMLSVLGSADREIVQDLLEQHRDQTGSALAVRMLSNLEETMNTFVKVLPRDYAAVLATRQSAIDEGLDPDGDVVWNRILEVTNG
- a CDS encoding glutamate synthase subunit beta, with amino-acid sequence MADPKGFLKTAERELPARRPVSIRLMDWKEVYEQGDSAVLKRQAGRCMDCGVPFCHQGCPLGNLIPEWNDLVWRDEGRQAIERLHATNNFPEFTGRLCPAPCESSCVLGINQPAVTIKQVEVSIIDQAFAKGWVQPQPPGRLTGKTVAVVGSGPAGLAAAQQLTRAGHTVAVFEREDRIGGLLRYGIPDFKMEKKHVELRLAQMTAEGTRFRAGVNIGVDITWDDLRARYDAVVVATGSMVPRDLPIPGRDLPGVHFAMEYLVQQNKIGAGGSIADQITAEGKHVVVLGGGDTGADCIGTAHRQMAASVTNLAIGKQPGHERPASQPWPMSPTLFEVASAHEEGGTREYLASTVEFLSNDVGEVRAIRIAETEYLDGRRVPKAGTEREIPADLVLLALGFTGPEASELQHQLKLPFSDRGTVERGTDYQTSHEGVFVAGDAGRGQSLIVWAIAEGRAAAAAVDTFLEGKTQLPSPVKPTDRPFAL
- the pyk gene encoding pyruvate kinase, whose translation is MRRAKIVATLGPAAASYEQIRALIDAGVDVCRMNLSHGSYQVHESVYANVRKAANDSGRAVAVMVDLQGPKIRLGKFEGGPYLLAVGDIFKITTEDVLGTKELSGTTFKGLPHDVKPGDFLLIDDGKVKVQVVETDGVVVTTTVIVAGPVSNNKGINLPGVAVNVPALSEKDEADLRWGLRLGADLIALSFVRDAADITRVHEIMAEEGRRVPVIAKIEKPQAVENLEEIIDAFDSIMVARGDLGVELPLEAVPIVQKRAVEIARRMAKPVIVATQMLESMILSPVPTRAETSDVANAVLDGADAVMLSGETSVGEYPVVTVQTMARIVESTEEHGLERIGKLTNRPRTQGGAITLAAIEVAEFVEAKFLCIFTESGDSARRMSRLRSKIPMLAFTPEPSIRRRLALTWGVQTYLVDRVTHTDEMFGQVDDILLGQGLAEVGDKVVVISGSPPGIVGSTNDIRVHRVGDAHNEVAPAYVKQ
- a CDS encoding response regulator produces the protein MTDQDSTPTPPRRVVVAEDESLIRLDIVEILRDNGFEVVGEAGDGETAVALARELRPDLVIMDVKMPQLDGISAAERLSKEHIAPVVLLTAFSQKELVERATEAGALAYVVKPFTPNDLLPAIEIALSRYSQIITLEAEVADLVERFETRKLVDRAKGLLNEKMGLTEPEAFRWIQKASMDRRLTMHDVSQAIIEQLSAKK